A genomic stretch from Kogia breviceps isolate mKogBre1 chromosome 1, mKogBre1 haplotype 1, whole genome shotgun sequence includes:
- the NFYC gene encoding nuclear transcription factor Y subunit gamma isoform X2, producing the protein MSTEGGFGGASSSDAQQSLQSFWPRVMEEIRNLTVKDFRVQELPLARIKKIMKLDEDVKMISAEAPVLFAKAAQIFITELTLRAWIHTEDNKRRTLQRNDIAMAITKFDQFDFLIDIVPRDELKPPKRQEEVRQSVTPAEPVQYYFTLAQQPTAVQVQGQQQGQQTTSSTTTIQPGQIIIAQPQQGQTTPVTMQVGEGQQVQIVQAQPQGQAQQAQSGTGQTMQVMQQIITNTGEIQQIPITQTEVQQGQQQFSQFTDGQRNSVQQARGSELTGEAEPREVKATGNATPCTSSPPTTHTPSHRAGASCVCCSQPQQSSTSPPPSDALQWVVVEVSGAPNQLEAHREPHAPLPGVTSLSPLHPSQQLYQIQQVTMPAGQDLAQPMFIQSANQPSDGQAPQVTGD; encoded by the exons aaagatttccgAGTACAGGAACTCCCACTGGCTCGTATTAAGAAGATTATGAAACTGGATGAAGATGTGAAG ATGATCAGTGCAGAAGCCCCTGTGCTGTTTGCCAAGGCGGCCCAGATCTTTATCACTGAGTTGACTCTTCGAGCCTGGATCCACACAGAGGATAACAAGCGTCGGACTCTTCAG AGGAATGATATCGCCATGGCAATTACAAAATTTGATCAGTTTGACTTTCTCATCGATATTGTTCCAAGAGATGAGCTGAAACCACCAAAGCGTCAG GAGGAGGTGCGCCAATCTGTGACTCCTGCCGAGCCTGTCCAGTACTACTTCACGCTGGCTCAGCAGCCCACTGCCGTCCAGGTCCAGGGGCAGCAGCAAGGCCAGCAGACCACCAGCTCCACAACGACCATCCAGCCCGGGCAGATCATCATTGCACAGCCTCAGCAGGGCCAG ACCACACCCGTGACCATGCAGGTTGGAGAAGGTCAGCAGGTGCAGATTGTCCAGGCCCAGCCGCAAGGTCAAGCCCAGCAGGCCCAGAGTGGCACTGGACAGACCATGCAGGTGATGCAGCAGATCATTACGAACACAGGAGAGATCCAGCAGATCCCG ATCACACAGACAGAGGTCCAGCAAGGACAGCAGCAGTTCAGCCAGTTCACGGATGGACAG AGGAACAGCGTGCAGCAAGCTCGAGGCTCTGAGCTAACGGGAGAGGCAGAGCCCAGAGAAGTGAAAGCCACAGGAAATGCAACTCCCTGCACCTCTTCCCCGCCCACCACACATACCCCCTCACACCGGGCTGGTGCCTCCTGTGTCTGCTGCTCCCAACCGCAGCAGAGCTccacttcccctcctccctctgacgCCTTGCAGTGGGTGGTGGTTGAGGTATCTGGGGCCCCCAACCAACTCGAGGCCCATAGGGAGCCGCATGCCCCTCTCCCAGGGGTGACCTCACTCTCTCCTCTCCACCCCTCGCAGCAGCTCTACCAGATCCAGCAAGTCACCATGCCTGCCGGCCAGGACCTCGCCCAACCCATGTTCATCCAGTCAGCCAACCAGCCCTCCGACGGGCAGGCCCCCCAGGTGACCGGCGACTGA
- the NFYC gene encoding nuclear transcription factor Y subunit gamma isoform X1 encodes MSTEGGFGGASSSDAQQSLQSFWPRVMEEIRNLTVKDFRVQELPLARIKKIMKLDEDVKMISAEAPVLFAKAAQIFITELTLRAWIHTEDNKRRTLQRNDIAMAITKFDQFDFLIDIVPRDELKPPKRQEEVRQSVTPAEPVQYYFTLAQQPTAVQVQGQQQGQQTTSSTTTIQPGQIIIAQPQQGQTTPVTMQVGEGQQVQIVQAQPQGQAQQAQSGTGQTMQVMQQIITNTGEIQQIPVQLNAGQLQYIRLAQPVSGTQVVQGQIQTLATNAQQITQTEVQQGQQQFSQFTDGQRNSVQQARGSELTGEAEPREVKATGNATPCTSSPPTTHTPSHRAGASCVCCSQPQQSSTSPPPSDALQWVVVEVSGAPNQLEAHREPHAPLPGVTSLSPLHPSQQLYQIQQVTMPAGQDLAQPMFIQSANQPSDGQAPQVTGD; translated from the exons aaagatttccgAGTACAGGAACTCCCACTGGCTCGTATTAAGAAGATTATGAAACTGGATGAAGATGTGAAG ATGATCAGTGCAGAAGCCCCTGTGCTGTTTGCCAAGGCGGCCCAGATCTTTATCACTGAGTTGACTCTTCGAGCCTGGATCCACACAGAGGATAACAAGCGTCGGACTCTTCAG AGGAATGATATCGCCATGGCAATTACAAAATTTGATCAGTTTGACTTTCTCATCGATATTGTTCCAAGAGATGAGCTGAAACCACCAAAGCGTCAG GAGGAGGTGCGCCAATCTGTGACTCCTGCCGAGCCTGTCCAGTACTACTTCACGCTGGCTCAGCAGCCCACTGCCGTCCAGGTCCAGGGGCAGCAGCAAGGCCAGCAGACCACCAGCTCCACAACGACCATCCAGCCCGGGCAGATCATCATTGCACAGCCTCAGCAGGGCCAG ACCACACCCGTGACCATGCAGGTTGGAGAAGGTCAGCAGGTGCAGATTGTCCAGGCCCAGCCGCAAGGTCAAGCCCAGCAGGCCCAGAGTGGCACTGGACAGACCATGCAGGTGATGCAGCAGATCATTACGAACACAGGAGAGATCCAGCAGATCCCG GTGCAGCTGAATGCCGGCCAGCTGCAGTATATTCGCTTAGCCCAGCCTGTATCAGGCACCCAGGTTGTGCAGGGACAGATCCAGACGCTTGCCACCAATGCTCAACAG ATCACACAGACAGAGGTCCAGCAAGGACAGCAGCAGTTCAGCCAGTTCACGGATGGACAG AGGAACAGCGTGCAGCAAGCTCGAGGCTCTGAGCTAACGGGAGAGGCAGAGCCCAGAGAAGTGAAAGCCACAGGAAATGCAACTCCCTGCACCTCTTCCCCGCCCACCACACATACCCCCTCACACCGGGCTGGTGCCTCCTGTGTCTGCTGCTCCCAACCGCAGCAGAGCTccacttcccctcctccctctgacgCCTTGCAGTGGGTGGTGGTTGAGGTATCTGGGGCCCCCAACCAACTCGAGGCCCATAGGGAGCCGCATGCCCCTCTCCCAGGGGTGACCTCACTCTCTCCTCTCCACCCCTCGCAGCAGCTCTACCAGATCCAGCAAGTCACCATGCCTGCCGGCCAGGACCTCGCCCAACCCATGTTCATCCAGTCAGCCAACCAGCCCTCCGACGGGCAGGCCCCCCAGGTGACCGGCGACTGA
- the NFYC gene encoding nuclear transcription factor Y subunit gamma isoform X3, producing MSTEGGFGGASSSDAQQSLQSFWPRVMEEIRNLTVKDFRVQELPLARIKKIMKLDEDVKMISAEAPVLFAKAAQIFITELTLRAWIHTEDNKRRTLQRNDIAMAITKFDQFDFLIDIVPRDELKPPKRQEEVRQSVTPAEPVQYYFTLAQQPTAVQVQGQQQGQQTTSSTTTIQPGQIIIAQPQQGQITQTEVQQGQQQFSQFTDGQRNSVQQARGSELTGEAEPREVKATGNATPCTSSPPTTHTPSHRAGASCVCCSQPQQSSTSPPPSDALQWVVVEVSGAPNQLEAHREPHAPLPGVTSLSPLHPSQQLYQIQQVTMPAGQDLAQPMFIQSANQPSDGQAPQVTGD from the exons aaagatttccgAGTACAGGAACTCCCACTGGCTCGTATTAAGAAGATTATGAAACTGGATGAAGATGTGAAG ATGATCAGTGCAGAAGCCCCTGTGCTGTTTGCCAAGGCGGCCCAGATCTTTATCACTGAGTTGACTCTTCGAGCCTGGATCCACACAGAGGATAACAAGCGTCGGACTCTTCAG AGGAATGATATCGCCATGGCAATTACAAAATTTGATCAGTTTGACTTTCTCATCGATATTGTTCCAAGAGATGAGCTGAAACCACCAAAGCGTCAG GAGGAGGTGCGCCAATCTGTGACTCCTGCCGAGCCTGTCCAGTACTACTTCACGCTGGCTCAGCAGCCCACTGCCGTCCAGGTCCAGGGGCAGCAGCAAGGCCAGCAGACCACCAGCTCCACAACGACCATCCAGCCCGGGCAGATCATCATTGCACAGCCTCAGCAGGGCCAG ATCACACAGACAGAGGTCCAGCAAGGACAGCAGCAGTTCAGCCAGTTCACGGATGGACAG AGGAACAGCGTGCAGCAAGCTCGAGGCTCTGAGCTAACGGGAGAGGCAGAGCCCAGAGAAGTGAAAGCCACAGGAAATGCAACTCCCTGCACCTCTTCCCCGCCCACCACACATACCCCCTCACACCGGGCTGGTGCCTCCTGTGTCTGCTGCTCCCAACCGCAGCAGAGCTccacttcccctcctccctctgacgCCTTGCAGTGGGTGGTGGTTGAGGTATCTGGGGCCCCCAACCAACTCGAGGCCCATAGGGAGCCGCATGCCCCTCTCCCAGGGGTGACCTCACTCTCTCCTCTCCACCCCTCGCAGCAGCTCTACCAGATCCAGCAAGTCACCATGCCTGCCGGCCAGGACCTCGCCCAACCCATGTTCATCCAGTCAGCCAACCAGCCCTCCGACGGGCAGGCCCCCCAGGTGACCGGCGACTGA